Genomic window (Sphingosinicella microcystinivorans):
TGTTGCTCATACCGAGCAGGCCGCCATAGATTTCTTCATTATGTGCGCCGATCATGGGGCCCGGCCAAGCGATTTCGCCCGGCGTCTCGGACAGCTTGGGAAACACCGACTGCATCACCAGATTACTGAATTCGGGATGTGCCACCTTCACCAGCGCCTCGCGCGCTGTGAACTGCGGATCAGCCAGCATGTCGTCGGCACGATATATCTTGCCAGCGGGCACGCCCCCGGCATCGAGCAGCACGAGAAGATCGGCTGTCTTGAATCCACGCGTCCATTCGGAGATCAGCGCATCGAGTTCCTCCTGATGTTCGCCCCGCGCGGCATGGTCCGCGTAGCGTGGATCGACCGCAAGCTCCGGCCTACCCATCGTGTCAGCCAACCGCGACCAGACCGAGTCCTGATTGGCGCCGATCAATATCTCGCCATCGGTGCAAGGATAGACATTGGACGGCGCGATCTTGGGCAGGATAGAGCCGGTGCGCTCGCGGATGAGCCCGGCCTCTGTATATTCGGGCACAGTCGATTCCATCACCGCCAGCACCGATTCATAAATGGCGGCGTCGACCACCTGTCCCTCTGCGGTGACATGACGCCGATGAAGGGCCATCAGTGCGCCAAGGCAGGCGAAGGTCGCGGCGAGCGAGTCCCCGATCGAAAGCCCGATCCGTGATGGAGGGGTGGAGGGATCGCCGGCAAGATAGCGCATCCCGCCCATCGCCTCGCCAATCGAGCCATAGCCCGCGCGGCCGGCATAGGGGCCCGTCTGACCAAAGCCCGACACACGCACCATGATCAGGCCCTTGTTGATCGCGCGGAGCTCCTCGTAGCTGAGATTCCATTTCTCAAGGGTGCCAGGCCGGAAATTCTCAAGCAGGAAATCGGCATTCTTCAGGAGGCGACGGACGATATCCTGACCTTTGGCAGAGCGCAGGTTGAGCGTGATGCATTTCTTGTTGCGACCCACAACCGGAAACCAGACAGGCTTGCCCTGTCCCCACTGACGCATCGGATCGCCCTGACCCGGCAATTCGATCTTGATCACCTCGGCGCCATGATCGGCCATGAGCTGGCCACAGAAAGGACCAGCGATAAGCTGTCCCATTTCGATCATCCGAAGTCCAACAAGGGCTCCGTGCCTATTTTCAGCCATTGTCTCTCCTCTGTTTGGAAGACAGCTGAGCGCCCGCCCGATTCGTCCTGTGCATAATCGGGGTGAAGGAAGAGCCGCTCATGTGAAGCCCCCGCGTCTCTAAACGAACCCCAAGCCGCTCATCTTGCTCAGATCGATCTTCGCCCGGCTCACCGCCTCGATCGCATCGGCGCGATCTTCGGGTTCGGCAGCGAGCACCCACATCGCCGCAGCGCGCATTCCCGAACGGCAGAAAGCAAGCACCTTGCCCCCACCCGCTCGGCCCAGCGCCTCGCGAAAGGCGTCAACCGACGGTTCGGTCCATTTCCCCGCAACAACCGGGATATGGATATAGTCTATCCCGTGTACGGCCAGCGCCTGGCCGACCGAAGCGCTTCCAGGCTGACCTTCCTCCTCTCCGTCCGGGCGGTTGTTGATAACGAGTGTAAAGCCCTGTGCGGCGATCCCGGGGAGGTGATCGGGCAGGAGCTGGCCACACACCGTAAAGCTGGGCGCGATCTCGACGAGCTGGGGCGACATGTTCTCTCTGTTCCCGGAGCTCAACCGATCGGGTGACGCGCCATCCAGTCGGTGAGCACGTCGACTGTCTCCTGCGGCTTCTCGATCATGTAGAATGTACCGCCGCAGCCTGCGATAAGCGCTGTTTCAACATCGCCCGCGATCCCCTGCTCGACCTGTCGGATCGCATGTTGGTTGGCCTCGTTACCGGCCACGCCGACATCGCCCATCAGAAGTAGCGTCGGACAACTGATCTTGGGAAGATCGGAGCTGCGGTCGCTGACCTTCATCCCAGCCCACAGGGCGCGAAACGCCTCCGGATCGAGATTGGCGCACAGCGTAGAGGATTCCCACTCTCCCATTTCCTTGGTCATGTGAGGTGAACTGAAGCGCTCGACGATGATCTTTGACCAGAATTCCAGGGAATCGAACGCATAGGAGAGTTCGACGCCAGCATCAAAAACGTGCTTGATCGTGCGTTTCGGGCTGTACCAAGGGAAAAGGATGAGGCTCGCTGTGCGGTCCGGATAGTCCGCCGCGAACTTGACGGCGATATGGCTGCACGCGCAACCCCAGATATGTGCCTTTTCAACCCCGGCATCATCCATGATCGCCAGCAGGTCGGCCGCCTGGTCGGCATAGTCGGCATAGTGCACTTCGGGCAAGGGGCGCGACTTGCCTACCCCCCGGAAATCCCAGTTCAGCACTGATGCCTTTTCCTTGAGGAGCGGGGTCACATAATCGAACTGGTTGGACACAAGCCCGATCCCACCGATGCAGGCGATGGTGTCACCGCTGCCTTCAACTTCGTACCAGAGCTTCGCCCCATTTGCCTCTACGATCGGCATATTCTATCTCCTGAAACCAGATTAGAAACGTACCTTGCCCTCGACACCCACCAATCGGTGCGCGCCCTGGAAAATGAAGGCGCCGCCGAACTCTGGCGCCGGAATGACTTCGCGTAGATATTTCTTGTTGAAAAGATTTTGGGCGAATAGCGTGATTCCCCAGTTTTCCATCTCGAAGCCTGCACGCAAATTTGTGGTATGATAGGCGTCCCGGCGCGTCTTGCCCATGTCGGAAGGCACGCCATTGAGCGTCGGCGAGAGACCGTGGACAACATGGAACCACGTCGGCCCGGTCATCTGCCAATCCAACCGCGCGCGGAAGTCAATGTCCGACGTGACGGGCAACACGAGGTCGCCGCCCGCATTCAGCGTATACTTGGGCGCGTAAGGAATGGGCACACCTTCCGTGCCGACGCGAGTCGTGTTCTTGACGACCTTGGTGTCCATGAGGTTAGCCCCCGCATAGAGGGAGAACGCCTGCGACACCTTGTAGTTCGCATTGAGTTCGACACCCGCTGCGCGCGCCTTGTCGATGTTGGTTACCTGGCGGAGCAGGCCGAAGGCGCCGACGAAGAACTCGAAGAACTGCATGTTCTTGATCTCGGTCCAGTATACCGAACCGTCAGCGGTAAGGCGGCCGCCGAGCGTATTGGCCTTGAAGCCCGCCTCGAACGCGCTGCTGGTCTCTTTCTTGAAACTGTCCTGCACATTGATCGTGGCGCCCAACGGTTCGTTGAGAAACAGATCAATCGTTGCCTTGCTTCCCTGGCTGTTGAAGCCGCCGCTGCGGAAACCCACACCCCAGCTTCCGAACAGCGTCAGCTCGCGGGAGGCATCCCACGTCACACTGATCTTCGGCTGGAGCTGCTCGAAGGTTCTCTTCTGGTCGGGCAATACGCCCGCAGGATTAATTGCAGGATTGAGGCCCGGATTGAGCGGCGCGCCGCCGATAAATGGACCGCCATCGAAGACGATGTAGCGCGTGCGAGCATCGGTCGGCACCAGGTTATGGACCTTGCGTTTCTCACGGTCGTAGCGCAGCGCTGCGGAAAATTCGAGTTCAGGCGTAAGGTCATAGGAAGCCTGACCGAACACGGCATAAACTTTGCTGTCGTATTTGTCCCAGGACAGCGCTTCCGTCGGGCTGCTAGACGACGGTGCGTTGTAGAGGGAGCGAATGATCGGCCCGCCAGTGTCGATGCCTTGGGCTACCCCCAC
Coding sequences:
- a CDS encoding alpha/beta fold hydrolase, with amino-acid sequence MPIVEANGAKLWYEVEGSGDTIACIGGIGLVSNQFDYVTPLLKEKASVLNWDFRGVGKSRPLPEVHYADYADQAADLLAIMDDAGVEKAHIWGCACSHIAVKFAADYPDRTASLILFPWYSPKRTIKHVFDAGVELSYAFDSLEFWSKIIVERFSSPHMTKEMGEWESSTLCANLDPEAFRALWAGMKVSDRSSDLPKISCPTLLLMGDVGVAGNEANQHAIRQVEQGIAGDVETALIAGCGGTFYMIEKPQETVDVLTDWMARHPIG
- a CDS encoding TIGR01244 family sulfur transferase, encoding MSPQLVEIAPSFTVCGQLLPDHLPGIAAQGFTLVINNRPDGEEEGQPGSASVGQALAVHGIDYIHIPVVAGKWTEPSVDAFREALGRAGGGKVLAFCRSGMRAAAMWVLAAEPEDRADAIEAVSRAKIDLSKMSGLGFV
- a CDS encoding CaiB/BaiF CoA transferase family protein produces the protein MAENRHGALVGLRMIEMGQLIAGPFCGQLMADHGAEVIKIELPGQGDPMRQWGQGKPVWFPVVGRNKKCITLNLRSAKGQDIVRRLLKNADFLLENFRPGTLEKWNLSYEELRAINKGLIMVRVSGFGQTGPYAGRAGYGSIGEAMGGMRYLAGDPSTPPSRIGLSIGDSLAATFACLGALMALHRRHVTAEGQVVDAAIYESVLAVMESTVPEYTEAGLIRERTGSILPKIAPSNVYPCTDGEILIGANQDSVWSRLADTMGRPELAVDPRYADHAARGEHQEELDALISEWTRGFKTADLLVLLDAGGVPAGKIYRADDMLADPQFTAREALVKVAHPEFSNLVMQSVFPKLSETPGEIAWPGPMIGAHNEEIYGGLLGMSNTEMEALREEGVI